A region of Periplaneta americana isolate PAMFEO1 chromosome 16, P.americana_PAMFEO1_priV1, whole genome shotgun sequence DNA encodes the following proteins:
- the LOC138691438 gene encoding zinc finger protein 665-like yields MFEKEVLMDVIKTEPEDIDPLAVADIGEANPSPTEDNSLTPPTMDSIDTSHAIKWEVKTEEISAPLPFSMVKCELDEEKCDMITIKEENKLEVSREEESEFITDSSFRPDEDETSEVKFPTVEALVSENPDRESDPQSSDPKLSKKNNSHTESCRRKDKPFKCEVCGKFLQTLHNLNTHFRLHVGDKKLRCDTCGKTFPKSGKLIAHIRTHTGEKPFKCEVCGKCFSTPGHLTLHTRTHTGEKPYECDVCGKCFSRSEHLKDHVRIHTGEKPFKCDVCGIRFTHLRSLSKHAPKHIIRAITLEHETYKEENRRRRIGSAEGMDVIKTEPEVDPLDLETSDNTDMDNNKPSTEEGNSLDVHVAEIKTECTEDSYDHTPEIKDEEETTLPTTFVMVKCEAEEESCDVDTVEQEKLKPFKCDVCGNGFWDWGELRMHTRVHTGEKPFSCVYCGKDFSRLGSLNTHARVHTGEKPFECSDCGKRFSHSSNLKMHERKHTGEKPFKCDVCGKCFPESGHLKRHTRVHTGERPFKCEICGKCFTQSGSLTTHLRVHTGEKPFRCDVCDKCFSVSGHLRRHAILHTEKKSAICTTSSV; encoded by the exons ATGTTCGAAAAGGAAG TTCTAATGGACGTGATAAAGACGGAGCCAGAAGACATCGACCCATTGGCTGTCGCAGATATAGGAGAGGCGAATCCTTCACCAACT GAAGACAATTCATTGACTCCACCAACAATGGATAGCATAGATACCAGCCACGCTATAAAATGGGAAGTGAAAACTGAGGAAATTTCAGCGCCACTTCCATTTTCTATGGTGAAGTGTGAATTGGAT GAGGAAAAATGTGACATGATCACAATAAAAGAGGAGAATAAGCTGGAAGTATCCAGAGAAGAGGAGTCTGAATTCATTACTGACAG cAGTTTCAGACCTGACGAGGATGAAACGTCAGAAGTGAAGTTCCCAACTGTTGAAGCTCTTGTGTCAGAGAATCCTGACAGGGAAAGTGATCCTCAGAGTTCGGACCCAAAACTTTCTAAAAAGAACAACTCGCACACAGAATCTTGCAGACGCAAGGACAAACCGTTCAAGTGTGAAGTATGCGGCAAGTTCTTGCAGACGCTCCACAACCTCAACACACACTTCCGCCTACACGTCGGCGACAAGAAACTGAGGTGCGATACCTGTGGAAAAACTTTCCCAAAATCGGGGAAATTGATAGCGCATATACGTACGCATACGGGCGAGAAGCCGTTCAAGTGCGAAgtttgtgggaagtgtttctcGACACCCGGACATCTCACACTGCACACGCGTACTCACACTGGAGAAAAACCATACGAATGCGATGTGTGTGGTAAATGTTTCTCCCGTTCAGAACATCTGAAAGACCATGTGCGTATCCACACGGGTGAAAAACCATTTAAATGTGATGTGTGCGGGATAAGGTTCACGCATTTGCGTAGTCTCAGTAAACATGCACCGAAGCACAT AATCAGGGCAATAACACTGGAACACGAAACATACAAGGAAGAAAACCGCCGTCGGAGAATTGG AAGTGCAGAAGGGATGGATGTCATCAAGACGGAACCTGAGGTCGATCCTTTGGACTTAGAAACAAGTGACAACACAGATATGGATAACAATAAGCCTTCAACAGAG GAAGGCAATTCACTGGATGTCCACGTAGCTGAAATCAAGACGGAATGCACCGAGGACAGCTATGATCACACACCAGAGATTAAAGATGAGGAGGAAACTACACTGCCAACTACTTTTGTTATGGTAAAGTGTGAAGCTGAG GAAGAGTCATGTGATGTGGACACGGTGGAACAAGAAAAGCTTAAGCCATTCAAGTGTGACGTCTGTGGCAACGGTTTCTGGGACTGGGGAGAGCTTAGAATGCACACGCGAGTGCACACCGGCGAAAAACCATTCAGTTGTGTTTACTGTGGAAAAGACTTTTCACGATTGGGATCCCTGAACACGCATGCGCGCGTTCACACGGGCGAGAAGCCGTTCGAGTGCAGTGATTGTGGAAAGCGTTTTTCCCATTCTTCAAACTTAAAAATGCACGAACGCAAACACACGGGCGAAAAACCTTTTAAATGCGACGTTTGTGGAAAGTGCTTTCCAGAGTCGGGACATTTGAAAAGGCATACACGCGTTCACACAGGCGAGAGACcttttaaatgtgaaatatgtgGAAAATGTTTCACGCAGTCGGGATCCTTAACTACACATTTACGCGTTCAcactggcgagaagccattcagatGCGATGTTTGTGATAAGTGCTTCTCTGTATCGGGACATCTCAGACGGCATGCGATTCTGCACACCGAGAAGAAGTCGGCCATTTGCACTACTTCTAGCGTGTAA